TACTATTTTTAATTTTTTTACTTCCACTTACTGCATTAAGCCAGATTTCGGCGCCTAAATACAGCAACGAATTTTTAAACATTGGTGTAGGAGGGCGGGCCCTGGGTATGGGCAACGTGCAGGTGGGTTTTGTAAGCGATGCTACCGCCGGTTACTGGAACCCGGCCGGTTTGCTGCAATTGCCGCATAAATACAACGTTAGCTTAATGCATTCCGAGCTGTTTGCAGGTATTGTTAAAAACGATTTTGGGGCGTTTGCCCTGCCTCTGGATTCCAGCAGTGCACTGGGTTTTTCCATTACCCGCTCCGGCGTGGACGATATTGCTGATACCCGTCGCTTAAAAAATCACGAATACGGCTATTACCAGTACGACAGCATCCGTTTTTTCTCGGTAGCCGATTACGCCTTTTTAGTTTCGTACGCTCGCAAGAGTAATTTAATTAAAGGTTTGCAATTAGGCGCTAACGCTAAAATTATTTACCGCAACGTGGGGGCTTTTGCTACAGCCTGGGGCTTTGGCTTAGATGCCGGGGCGCAATTACAGTACAAAAAATGGCAGTTCGGAGTAATGGCCCGCGACATAACCACTACTTTTAATGCCTGGAGCCACAACCCCGATGAAATGCGCTACTCGCAGCTTTTGGTAGATTCTACGGCTACTTTGCCCAAAAATACTATTGAAATCACTTTACCCCGCCTGATACTCGGGGCTGCCCGAACGATAGACTTGCCCAAGAATTTAGGTTTGTTAGTTGCTGCCGATGTAGATTTTACTTTTGATGGCAAACGTAATGTGTTAGTCAAAACCCCGGTTTTTTCCCTCGATCCGAAAATTGCTTTGGAGCTAAACTACAACCACCTGGTATTTATCCGGGCCGGGATGAATAATTTGCAACAGATAAAAGAATTTAATAATCAAAAATCCTGGCAGTTTCAACCAAACTTTGGAGTAGGTATTGCCACCAACGGCTTGCAATTAGATTTGGCTTTGTCGAAAGTAGCCGATAATGTCGAAGTTTCTTCAATTATTGTTTCGTTGGGTTATGCTTTTGATAAATAGTAGATCGCGCAATTTACAGATGGTTCTATTTTCTACATTTTTTAAAAAATCCGTTTTCTTTACCACCATTGGTTTGCTTTGGGTGCTGGTAGCCCATGGCCAGGTGCCGGTGGGTAACGAGTGGATTAATTTCTCGCAAACGTATTATAAAATAAACGTTAGCAAAACGGGTATTTACCGCTTAGATCATACGTATTTGAATAATGCTGGTCTGGGGGGAGTAAATCCGCAAAATCTGCAATTATGGCGACGGGGCCAGGAAGTAGCTGTACACGTTGCCGGGGAAGCTGACGGAAAGATAAACCCCGGGGATTACCTGGAATTTTATGGCGAGCGCAACGATGGGCGATTAGACCGTGAAGTTTATAAAAATCCGCAGCACCATTCTAACCCTTACTTCAGCTTATACACCGATACCGCCGCATATTTTTTAACCGTAGCGCCCTCCCCGGGTAAACGCATGCCTATCGTGGATTTACCAAACACCAACTTAACTCCCGAAAACTGGCATAAAGCCGAACGATTAAAATTATATACCCAAGAGTACCAGGGCGGGGCTTTTTACGGCGAAAATCAGATGTCGTGGGGCGATGCCAGCGAAGGGTACGGTGATATGTGGTTCGGAACGATTGGAAGCGGAGCCAGGGCACGCATTAAAGATTTTGAAGTAGATTCTTTGCTCAACCTGGAACCCAGCGGTACTCCGCCTACCATCGAACTAGTACTGGAAGGAGTTTTGCGGGACCCGCATAATGTAACCATTGCGGTAGTTACGCCTGCCGGATCCGTGCGTAACCTGGAAGAGGATATTGTTTTTGGGCCAGCAGCCGGAATTCATAAGATATATACCTTGCAGCCCGGCGATATCTCACCGGCAGGTAAATTAAAAATCCGCTTTACTGTAAACCCCAAAGGTGTCGCCGATATCGTGCGGGTCAGGTATTTAAAAGTGCAATACGCCCATAAAAATTTATTCAGCGATCAACGCTTAACGTTATTACCCCCCGACTCCGTAAAAGCCACCTCTTCGTATGTTGTTTTTCAAAAAAGTACCACGCAAAACTTAAACGCTTACGAAATTACCAATCCATATAGTACTCGTAAAATAGTAGTAAACAATCAGGCAAACCAGGCTGGTTTTGTGAGCCCGGAACCTAATAATCGCCAACAAAAATATTTTTTACTGGCCGATAATAATTTTTTGATTCCGACCCCGGCCAAAAAAATCATTTTCCGGAATCTGGCTAACAGCCGGGCCAATTACATTATTTTGTATCATCGGCGATTAAGAAAACCAGCCGCAACTTACCCGGATCCGGTAAAAGCTTACGCTGACTACCGGGCCTCTACCCCCGGGGGCAAGCACGATACTTTGTCCTTAGAAATCCAGCAGATTTACGATCAGTTTCATTACGGCGAAAAGTCAGCGATGGCCGTGCGGCAACTGGTGCAATACCTAAGTAATCAAGGTAAACCCGAGTATATGCTGTTGCTGGGCCAGGCCCTACTGGCTGATTACGAAAATTTTGGCCGCTCCCGAACGGCTCCTTCTCCCGCGGCTATTCAGCGCGACATGGTACCTACCGGCTATCCTGCTTCCGATATATTTTTAACTTCGGACTGGGATAAAGATGTATACTTTCCCAAAATTGCGACGGGTAGAGTTGTAGCCCAAACGCCGGATGAATTGGCGGCTTATTTTGATAAAGTTAAAGAACACGAAGCTTTACCCAACAACCTGGACTGGCGAAAAAATATCTTGCATTTAGGTGGCGGCGATACCGAGCAGCTTAAATCTTACATTCAAAGTGCTTTAACCCGCTGGAAGAATATGGCAGAAAAAACGTATTTGGGCGCCAAGGTTAAAAGTATTTACCGGTTAAACAATACGGCCGGTGTAGAACGGTTAAACGTTAGCGCCGATATTAATGCAGGATTAGGTTTAGTTACTTTCTTCGGCCATTCTTCGCCCACCAACAACGATATAGATATTGGGCTGGTAACCGACCCGGTAAATGGCTATAATAATACCGGCAAATACCCCATGATGATTATGAACGGCTGCGCCACCGGTAACCCTTTTCTGGACAATACCTTTGGCGTAAATTGGTTATTAGCGCCCCAAAAAGGGATTATATTGTATTTGGCTAATACCAGCATCGGTTACGCTAATTTGCTGCAAATTTATTCCGAAAAGTTTTACGAAGTGGCTTTTACCGATTCTACTTTTTACGGCAAATCCGTGGGGCATATTCAGCAAGAAGTAATTAAGCGGTTTTTAAATGTGGCGCAAAGCCCTAATGCCACCGCCCAAGCCATGCAGATGCTGTTGCAAGGCGATCCGGCCTTACGGTTTTTTGCTCCACCTAAACCGGATTACGTAGTGCAGGAAAACGGGCCTTTTCTGCAGCCTTTCAACAACGAACGGCTTACCGCCGCCTCCGATTCTTTTACCATTGCCATACCGGTTAAAAACTTAGGCAAAGCCCTAACCGATTCCTTTTACGTTTCTGTTACCCGAAATAACGCCACCGTTATTGATTCGGTAATGTTTCCGGCGGTATATAACCAGGATACCTTATTTTTTAAATTTGTTGATAAAACGGGGCATTTCTCGGGAGTTAATCGGTTTACCATTGTGCTGGATCATCTAAACCAGGTTAGTGAAATGGATGAAACCAACAATACCTACACCTTTGAATATTACTTTCCGGCCAATACGGTGCAGGCACTTTATCCACCAGAATACGCCATTGTGCCGGAAAATACGGTTAAACTGGTAGGGCAATCGCTGCAAGAACAAACCCGTACCCAGGACTATTATTTTGAATTAGATACTTCTCCCGAATTTAATTCCAGTCGCAAGCAATCAACCACCATAAGTGGGGCTGGTGCTTTGCCCATCTGGCGGGTTTCTTTGCCGCCCAGCCAGGCGCCCGAAGATAGTGTGGTCTATTATTGGCGGTTCCGGACCAGTGAACTGGCACCGGGTCAGGATTCGATCGTGTGGGGTACCAGTTCCTTCCGGTATATTCCGGGTAGTCCCCGTGGGTGGTCGCAGAGTCAGCCGGCACAACTGGATCGGGCCATGCGTAACGGCATTGCCTTTGAACCAAGCAGTCAGAAATGGGAGTTTACGCCAAATTTTAAAAATTTAAATTTACGGGCCAGCGGCGGTAAGTTAACCAGCGCATTTCCCCCGAATGGTATTTTTATTGATGACCGCATCCGGTTTGATGGTAGTTGCGGGTTGGGGCAGCCGAACGTTTTGGCCGTGGTATTTAACGACAAAACGCTGGAGCAGCACCTCATGCCCAGTGATTTGGGAGCGGTTCTCTGCGGAAGTCCTCCTAAGTCGATGTACCACTTTGGTAATATTAATAATGCCACGAACCAGGAAAACCTACGCCGTTTTCTGCAGGCCGTGCCGGTAGGGTATTACGTAGCGCTTATTTCGGTAAACAACGTAGCGTTTTCAACCTTTTCGCCGGCCTTAAAAGAAGCTTTTCACCAGGTAGGCTCCCGTTTAATCGATAGTTTACAAACCGGTTATCCTTTTGCGCTCTTGGGGCGCAAAGGCCAGGCGGTGGGCTCGGCGCAGGAAGCTACCTACCTGCGCAGCAATGCTACCGAAGCAGCTTTGCAAGTGGCCGAATTAAATACCAACATGCAATCCCGGGGAGTGCAGGGTCAGATAACATCTACTTTTGTGGGACCGGCTACCGCGTGGCGCAAAGTAAATTGTGCCGTGAAAAAAAATGGAGCCGGCCCTGACCGTTTTGCTTTAACCGTGCGCGCCTACAACGAACAACGGAACCGGGATACGCTACTTTACAATAATATAACGGTAAAAGAATTAGATTTATCTAAATTGTCGGCTAGCCGGTATCCATATCTCCGGCTGCAATTAACCGTTTCGGATACTTTAGACCGGACCGCCCCGCAACTTAATCAATGGTTGGTTTTATACGAAGGCACCCCCGAAGGAGTCGTGCGCGTAGATACTTTAGGCTCGGACAAGTACAAGGATTTAGGCGTTCAGGCAGCTTCGGGCAGCATCAGCACCAGCTTTGTTTTTCAGAATATTTCGGATTATAACTTTCCGGATTCTTTGGTGGCCCGGTTTACTTTACAAGGTACCAATGGCTTTACCCGGGATATTAAAGTAAAGCCGCTGGCCAAAGGAGAAGCCACGGCAATCCCGGTTACGTTTGCTACCCGTAATTTAAGCGGGAAGTACATTTTGCGCTTGTTTGTAAACCCTTACCTGCAACCCGAATTAAATTATATCAATAACGTTTTTGAAATACCTTTTACGGTGGGCACCAATACCCCGCCATTGCTAGATGTAGCTTTTGATGGGCAACATATCCTGGATGGCGACATTGTATCGCCCAACCCACAAATAACGGTTTTGGTAAAAGATGAAGACAAGTACTCGTTTATAAAAGATACTGAGGGTATGGAGATGCTCTTGCTGCGGCCAAACAGCGCCAACTACGAGCAAATAAACTTAAGCGGCAGCAACGTAAAAGTATTTCCGGCAGATAAGAAAAGTGATTTTCGGGTGGAGTACCGGCCGGAAAACCTGGAAAACGGAATTTATAAACTGCGGGTTCAGGCGCGGGATGCCAGTAACAACCAGGCTGGTTTTGAGCCTTACGAAATCAGTTTTAATGTAATTAACGAATCCACCATTACTAATTTTTATCCTTATCCAAATCCTTTATCTAGTAAAACCCGGTTTGTATTTACGGTTACCGGCACCGAAGTTCCGCAAAATTTAAAGGTGCAGATATTAACGGTTACGGGTAAAGTTATCCGGGAAATTACCAAAGAAGAATTAGGCCCGATAAAGATCGGCAATAATACCAGCGAATACGCCTGGGATGGCACCGATGAATTTGGCGATAAACTGGCTAATGGCGTTTATTTGTACCGGGTAGCAATGGATACAGATTTGTTCTCGCACCGCAAAACGGCCGCCGATAAATCGTTTAAGAAGGGCTACGGTAAATTGTATATTTTGCGTTAAAGCAATATTTTTAAATTTTAAAAAATTTTAATTTTTACCAATAAAAAAGCAGCTATTTGCGGTAGCTGCTTTTTTACTTTATTTATATTGGATATTATAAATTAGGATTACGGTCCATGTCTAGGTTATTGGTAGTGCGGTTGGTATGGGTGGTGGTACTATCTACATCACCACTCAGGTTTTCCACTTCTACATCGGTCCGGCGAACGGTTTCGTGAATGGTTTCCTGACGTTCTTCTACGTCTTTACCCAAGCGTACTTCTTCTACCACGCGGGCTTCTTTGCCCACTACCGGCACTTCGGCTTGCTCTCTTAATTCAATTTCGCCTTCGCGGAAATTAGCTAAATCGGCTTCGGTAGCCGGACGGTTTACCGGGTTACGCTCCACACGAACGTGTTCTACGCGCAAACGTACGCTTTCTTCTACGGGGCGTTCAATAATCCGGCTTCTGATCCGGGCGCCACCGGTTTCCACTACGCGTTTACCAACCTGCAATTCTTCTTCAATAATCGGAATAGCAGTAGAGTTAGTAGTATCGGCAGTATTAAAGTTGGTATCGGTATTGTAGTTTCCGCTCCGGTATTGGGAAGCTCGCTCATCAACATCTACAGCTCCGTATTGATCTAAAATCCGGGCAGCCTCATCGGCCTCAGTAGCCGAATTGGCGTGTACTGTAAGAATAGAGCCCCGACGACCTACTTCGCTGTAAGTTCTAACGGTGTCATCATCGTCGGAGCCAAACAAATTCCGGAAGAATCTACTTACGCTGTCGTCATCGTCGTTATTATAAGTGCTGCTGGTGTTATAATCGTTGGTGGTGGTAACGCTGGCAGTTCCGGGAGTGGAAATATCAATTCTATCTTGTGAAATGCCTGCGTTCATTAAGTGTTGTAAGGCTTGTTGCGCTTCAGACGCATTGTCGAATATTCCTATTACTGTTTGTGACATAGTTTTATTTATTTAAGGTTTAAGGTATTGGTATTAAAAAAAGTAAGGCTTTACGTCAAATCGTTGCTTTTAAAATCCGTTGTTGTTCTTTCAATATTTACTTCTTCTTTCCGGAGCGTTACCGTTTCTGATACTTTGGTTTCTGTTTGCTGTTTTTGCACCCGTATTTCTTCCACCAACATGAGGCGTTTTTCAATTACTACTACTTCTTGCACCACCGGTATTACCATTACATCGCCTTCGTAACGTATCGCGGGGGCAGCATCGATGTATTGGTTAATGGGTACCCGGTCTACCTGTACGTGTTCTTGCAATAAAGCAGCTTCTACCAAGGCTTCTTCCTCGTTTACTTTTTTAGTAATTCGTACTTTGCCGGTTTCTACTACTTTCTTGTCAAGCTTTATTGTTTCCTCAATTACCGGAATAGAATGAACCGTTTTGTCTGTTTCATTCCGCCAGTTATTGTTCCGGATTTCGTCCATTGTATTTTTATAAAAATTTAAAAAATCACTTACTCCTAATAAGTAAGTTGGTAAAGGCTCATACGGTACTTATAATTTATTGTTTAACTTCGTATCGGAAATTTATTATTTTAAATAACACAAGAGTTAACAATCCGGTAATCTAATTACTCTTCGAGCCAATTAAAAAGGTTGCAAAAAGAAAGGTAAATTGCTGAAAAATATAATTTTAATGAATTGCAATAGAAACAAACGAGGTTTAATAATAAATTTTTATCTACTAATAAATTATTATATAAAATTTTTAATGGCAAAAAAGTTATATTTTTATTGACTAATGTTCAGCCGGGGTTTGCAAACTCAATTCTGATTTTACGCTAAATTACCGGCTTAAAATTGCCTTTAACAAAAGTAGGATTACTCGAATTAAAGTAAAAGGGGATGGATGCTGATTGGAAATAGCCGTTTATAAACTTGCCGGGGAAAACAAGATAATAGCTTAAAACTATTGCTACAAAAACAAAAAATTTAAAAATCAGCGGGGTTCCAGAAGTTGCTTCAGCTAAGAAATAGATTTAGCTTCGTTTTAGTTGAATAAAGCTGTAATTGTATTTATTTTTCTCGTCGGCGGTAAAATCCTGGCGGCTTACTTCTTGCCATTCCTTCGGGTTTATTTCCGGGTAAAAAGTATCACCCGCAAAATTTTCGTGAATCAAGGTTAGAAACATGGTGTCGATGTATGGCAAGGCCTGCTGCAGTATTTCGGCGCCGCCAATAATAAATACATCCGAATTAATTTGCTGGGCTTTTGTAATGGCACTGCTAACATTATTTACAACCAGGCAACCGGGTTGGTGATATTCCGGCTGGCGCGTTATAATAATGCTGGTGCGATTTGGTAAAGGCTTGCCGATGGACTCAAAGGTTTTTCGACCCATGATGATGGGGTGGCCCGTCGTTAAATTTTTAAAAAATTTTAAATCGGCGGGCAAATGCCAGGGTAATTGGTTGTTTTTGCCAATTACCCGGTTCTCCGACATTGCAAATACAGAAGCAATCATGTGGTGGTGGTTACGCGTTGGTGGTAATGTTAGTTAAACTGGCCGACGAAAGTATTGTTTTAATGTTAGAAACTGTACTGCTTTAATGACAGTAATTAGCTCGGTGCCAGAAAATTTATTTGATTCAGACAGGCATGGTTTATTATCAAAACTTATACCCGCGCAGCAACTCTTCTGTGCTCATCCGTTTTTTACCTTCCAGTTGCAGATCAATTACTTTTAAAGTTCCTTGGGTGGTGGCAAAATGTAAATAAGTTTTATTATCGGTTTGTAAGGTGCCGGGCTGGGGTTGCTCGTGGGTAGTAGGTGCCTCGGGCAAAACTACGGAACGGTAAATTTTTAAAATTTTGTTATTTACCTTGGTCCAGGCGCCCGGATAAGGCGCTAAACCCCGGATAAAGTTGTGGATTTGAACCGCGGATTGCTGCCAGTTGATCTCACAAAATTCTTTCGAAATTTTAGGCGCTTCTTTTAGCTCGGCGTGCTTGGGTTGCGGTAGCGGCTGTACCTGGTTGTTTTCGATGGCTTGCACCGTTTTTAAAGCTAAATCTGCGCCCAAGTGTTTCAGCTTTTCGTACAGCGAGCCAAAATCATCATCATCCGCAATACTTATTTTTTCCTGCAACAAAATATCGCCGGTATCAATTTGGTGCCGCAGAAAAAACGAGGTGACGCCGGTTTCTTTTTCACCGTTAATCAAAGCCCAATTTATGGGGGCGGCGCCGCGGTAATCGGGTAGCAACGAACCGTGAATATTAAACGTGCCAATGGCCGGCATGCTCCAAACTACCTCGGGCAGCATTCGAAAGGCCACAATTATTTGCAGGTTAGCCTGGTAGCTGCGTAGTTCCTGAATAAAGGCTTCGGATTTTAGATTAGTAGGCTGCAGTACCGGAATATTCTGGCTAACTGCATATTCTTTCACCGGCGAAGGCGTTAACTTTAAACCCCGGCCGGCGGGTTTATCGGGGGCGGTAATTACCGCTACCACTGGGTACTTATTTTCGATTAGCTTTTGCAAAGTAGGTACGGCAAAATCTGGAGTACCCATAAATATAATTCTAAGTTCCTGAGCCATTGTTTTAATCAGAACAGTTAATAAAGCCTTTCAGCAAAATTATTCTATTTAAGTAAACCAGGTAAATATACGTTACCAAAGTTGGGTCGGGCGCTTTTTTTTAAACCTCCTGCGTTTACCGCTGCAATATGGGGGAGCCGCTTAGAATTTAAAAATTTTAAAAAATCTTTTACTGTATATGATAACTTGACGGCATGTGCGGGTAGTTTGCTGGCGCCACGTATAAAGTAATTCCTGGTTATATTTAAAATTCTGACTTTAAGTACTTACCTAAATACAGATTGGCAACTTTCACCGGCTTTTGCGTACAAATACCCAAATTAGTTAAATTGATTAAGGGTTTGAGCAGGTAATTTAAAATCCTGAACGGGATAGCTTACCATAATTGAAAGTAAAACCGTACAGGCTAATCTGTTTTTTAACCATACAAAATTAACACTGAAACTACTTTTCAGAAACCGCTCCTAAACCATTTAGTTGTAAGTTCAATTTCGTGCCTATATTTGCTTTATAATACGACCGCGTGAATATTTCGAGATATATATCCAGTAAAATAGGTGCAGCCGGAGGTGATTCTTTTACCTCCTCGGTTACTAAAATTGCCATTATCAGCATTGCCGTGGGTTTGGCCATCATGATTGTTTCCTTTGCCATTCTGCAAGGTTTCCGCAACGAAATACAACGTAAAATTTTTTCCTTCGGGGCGCACCTGCAAATCAGTAAATACGACACCAACAATTCCTTCGAACGCAAACCCATTAGCGCCAATAAGGTGGTGAAAAACTTAAAAGGAATTCCGGAAATCAAACATTACCAGCCTTTTGCTTTTAAAACCGCTATTATTAAAACCGACGATGAGGTATACGGGGTTATTTTAAAAGGAATCGATAAAGATTATGATTTTAAACCCATGCAACAGAACCTGGTGGGTGGTAAAGTAATTACTTTTTCGGATACTGCGGCCTCTAACGATATCATGATCAGTAGTCAGGTTGCCAGCAAATTACGAATCAAATTGGGCGATAAGGTTAGTTTCTTTTTTATTCAGAACCCGCCCCGGGCGCGGCGGTTTACGGTAAAAGGAATTTTTAAAACCGGCCTGGAAGAGTTCGACCAGGTTTACGTTTTAGCCGACATGCAGCATATCCGGGATTTAAATAAGTGGAATGATACCTTAGTAACAGGCTACGAAATTATGTTGAAGGATTTTAACAAAATTGATACGGTAGCCACCACCGTTTTTAACCGCATGAATTATGATTTGCAACTGGAAAAAGTAACCGATCAGTACGCCCAGTTATTTGACTGGATGAAACTGCTGAACCAGAACGTGATCATTTTTTTAATTCTGATTATTTTTGTGGCCACTTTTAACATGGTTTCGTCGGTGTTTATCATGATTCTGGAGCGCACCAACATGATTGGTTTACTAAAAGCCCTTGGCGCCACCGACCCGCAAATCCGGAAAGTATTTTTTTACAAAGGGGTACAGTTAACTTTGCGCGGTTTGGTGTATGGCAATTTAATTGGCCTGGGTTTTTGCGCGTTTCAGTATTTTACCAAAGCTATTCCCCTCGATCCCGAAAACTACTACATGGATACTGTACCCATTGCCTGGAACCCGGGCATTATCATTATCTTGAACTTAGTTACCCTGGGGCTTACCATGCTAGCCATTATGATCCCCACGTACATGATTGCCAAAATTAAACCCGTAACTGCTATTAAGTTTGATTGATTTAGTCGATGGTCCATAGTCCATGGATTTTAAAATCAATAGAGTTTGTATTTAAAAAGCATTGTTGTACTTAGAGTTAGCGAAGCGCTCTAAGTAATTTTGGGATAGCCAATCTCTGATTGGCGTAACTAAGCATTCTGATAAACGCTAATCAGTGATTGGTTGTCTAGAAATGTACAGAGACCGCTAACGCGAACTCTGCACGTAACCATTGGTTGGATTTTCTTCTTGTTGTCTTGGTTAATTCTGCTAATTGATTCTACAAGCTAGACAGAGTAGAAAAGCTAAAATTTTTAAAATTTATTAGAATACAACTAAACCGATTACCGGGATGCGTTGGGATCGCGGTAGGCGATGGTAATGCCGTTTTTCTCGAAGGCTGAGCGAATCCAATCGTGAAAGTCGTTGGTGATGCCACCCACATTGCCTTTGGCAGCCCAAACCCGGGTATAGATATTTACTCCCATATCGGTGTTTTCGGAAACTACCTGCGGCGCTGGTTCCGGCAGAATGCGGTTATCTTGGGCAATTAGCTGGCGAATCAAATTTTTTGCTAATGCTACATCGTTGCCATAATGAATCAAAATCCGGATATCGGCCCGCCGGTTAGATTCTACATCGTAGTTCACGATGGTGCTGGAGGCTAACGGACCATTAGGGATGTAAATCGTTTTATTTTCGGGAGTTTTAATAACCGTATTTAAAATATTAATCAGGTTTACGGTACCGCTTACGCCTTGCGCCTCAATGTAATCGCCTACCCGGAACGGCTTTAAAGCCAGTATCAGCACTCCACCGGCAAAATTCGCCAAGCTGCCCTGCAAAGCTAAACCAATGGCCAAGCCCGCCGAACCCAATACGGCAAACACCGAGGTCATTTCCATACCCAGTTGGGATATTACCGCAATAATGAGCAGGATTTTTAATGCCACGTTTAACACATTGCGCAAAAAAGGCCGCAACGATGGGTCTACGTTGTGGGTTATCATTTCCCGGTTAATAAACTTTACAATCCGGTTTATCACCCATAAGCCAATAAACAAAAGCAGCATGGCTACCAAAAAGCGGGCGCCGTAGGTTACAAAAAAGGTAGTCAGGGTTTCGCGGTACCGGTTAAAGTCAAAGAAATCGTGGTTCATCGGCTTCTTAATTATTTTTAAATTTTTCAGATTTTCCAGAATCCAGAGTTGTACGCAAATGTTTTTAAAAAGCTGTTAAATGGCGGCATTGTAATAGCAGATTCGGATCGGGGCAAAGTTGCGCATACATAGTTTTCTCATTCGGACTACATACTCCCGGAAAATCGCCTGTCTGGCTCATCATATCGGTAATTAATTGAAAATGAAGGTGCGGCGGCCAATCGCCATTTTCCGGAAAATCACCAATAAAACCTACTTGTTCTCCTTTATTAAAAATTTTACCAA
The sequence above is a segment of the Adhaeribacter swui genome. Coding sequences within it:
- a CDS encoding ABC transporter permease, with translation MNISRYISSKIGAAGGDSFTSSVTKIAIISIAVGLAIMIVSFAILQGFRNEIQRKIFSFGAHLQISKYDTNNSFERKPISANKVVKNLKGIPEIKHYQPFAFKTAIIKTDDEVYGVILKGIDKDYDFKPMQQNLVGGKVITFSDTAASNDIMISSQVASKLRIKLGDKVSFFFIQNPPRARRFTVKGIFKTGLEEFDQVYVLADMQHIRDLNKWNDTLVTGYEIMLKDFNKIDTVATTVFNRMNYDLQLEKVTDQYAQLFDWMKLLNQNVIIFLILIIFVATFNMVSSVFIMILERTNMIGLLKALGATDPQIRKVFFYKGVQLTLRGLVYGNLIGLGFCAFQYFTKAIPLDPENYYMDTVPIAWNPGIIIILNLVTLGLTMLAIMIPTYMIAKIKPVTAIKFD
- a CDS encoding mechanosensitive ion channel family protein — encoded protein: MNHDFFDFNRYRETLTTFFVTYGARFLVAMLLLFIGLWVINRIVKFINREMITHNVDPSLRPFLRNVLNVALKILLIIAVISQLGMEMTSVFAVLGSAGLAIGLALQGSLANFAGGVLILALKPFRVGDYIEAQGVSGTVNLINILNTVIKTPENKTIYIPNGPLASSTIVNYDVESNRRADIRILIHYGNDVALAKNLIRQLIAQDNRILPEPAPQVVSENTDMGVNIYTRVWAAKGNVGGITNDFHDWIRSAFEKNGITIAYRDPNASR